In one Fusarium falciforme chromosome 5, complete sequence genomic region, the following are encoded:
- a CDS encoding Cytochrome b5 heme-binding domain-containing protein, whose product MATFTLHDVASKSTQSSGYIAIDNKVYEITDYMTKHPGGDDILAEVLGTDATQAFHEVGHSEEAMEQLKPLLAGDLQVSKKEDTTTVKRISGLYMWVVSVFGVGLLSILAFFYVNIASVQ is encoded by the exons ATGGCAACATTCACATTGCACGATGTCGCTAGCAAGTCGACACAATCGTCCGGGTATATCGCCATTGACAACAAGGTGTACGAAATCACCGATTACATGACAAAACATCC AGGCGGCGATGATATCCTAGCTGAAGTGCTCGGGACGGACGCTACACAGGCCTTCCATGAGGTGGGACATAGCGAGGAGGCGATGGAGCAGCTGAAGCCACTACTTGCTGGCGACCTGCAAGtttccaagaaggaggataCGACCACTGTGAAGCGAATTTCAGGTCTGTACATGTGGGTGGTGTCAGTCTTTGGAGTTGGATTGCTGTCCATCCTGGCTTTCTTTTATGTGAACATTGCTTCGGTACAATAA